The DNA region GGATTCAACATGATCTGACAATGAGTGACCGGAGATATGCTGCTGCTGGCAATCACAATGGTCATCGTCGGCGCCATTGATACCAACAGATGGCAATTCATTATGATAGGAcagcttttgatatttaattggAACAGAAAACAAGGTTGACGACCTCAAGGATGCCATGTGACCATCCTGCGGGACGGAGCGGATGTGAGATGTGTCTTCGGTAGTGCTTAGAAGATGAGCTTTCTTTTGGCACCCAGAAACATTATAAACTTGCATGGAAGAATGCACATCAACAGAAGGACAAGAGGCGCTCTCAGTGTGCTGTGACTCAGACTTCATCTTAGTCACTGACCAATCTGTGCCACTCACTTCAGTGGAATCAGCTTCTTTTTCTTCAACTTTCTGATAGGCCGATTTATCTTCAGCTAACAAAAGATCCGACCCTTCATTCTCGTTCCCTCGATGCCCATCTGAAATCTGAATCAAAGTCACTTTCTCAGTCCTAGTTGATCCATAAGGTAGATCATTGTCATTTGCCTCTTCAACTCCTGGCAATGATTCAGCAACAGAGGATACACCCATTATTCCAATTTCTTTCACAGGCACAGTAACATCAGTCGCACCACTCTGTCCATTGAAACCTGAAAAAGGTTTATCAACCAATTGAGGATTATCCAACAGCAAACTATTCACACCAAGTTCAGCATCCATGGGATCAGGGGAATTCAACCCATTTAATTCCTCGCACCTCTTGGAATCAGGCTTCAAACTAGGTGTCCCTGATTTAACATTAGATGCATGACTTGACTTCCAGCCGGGACATGGGAGATTCTCTTCTGTCTTGCCCCCGGATCCCTCGTTGTAAATAATGGAGCCAGTCTCCACAACACTAGCATCTTCGATGTCACTACCACCTCCGTTAACGTCACCAGAAACTGCATTATGAAATCCAGGCAGAATCAGATCCAAACCGAGACACTTCCGGGACTTGCTAAAGAATACCTTGCATTGGTCCCTGGATCTTGTTCTGACACAACGTGATATCATTCCAAAATCTTTGCCATAAGATGACACAGCCTGAATAAAGATTGATTTCTCCACATCAGTCCAATCAGTAGGATCCATCTCCCCACAGCTCTCATCCGAGCATTCATCATCGACAATCTGGGTAATCTCGGGATTCAAAGACCGCTTTACTGAAAAACCAACTCTCTGACACCTTGAATCCTGATATCCATCCCCAGGGTCAAAAGAACTCGTGACACAAGAACTCATAGCCTCAGATGATAAAGAACCACAAATACCAGCCAAAACATCAGCAGCTACCGCTTCTCTCTCATTCCCGTAAAAGTCCAGACTGTTTGATCTCTGTGCTTGATCATCGTAACACCTAGGTGCCTTGGAGGCACCAGATGCACCAAAAGAAAATCTAGATGCGCCTTTCTGGTTCTCAATGCCATCGGCATTAGCTGCAATTGCTGAAGCTTCACCAAGTATATCTAGGGAAGCTGCCACTGCCTCACGATTCCATCTTTTCCCTGAAGCAACCAAGTATCTAGTGGATTGGGACTTGCGTTGTTTCACAGCTTCAGGCTTCTTTCTAGCTTTCTCAAAGCTATCCGATTTGTGGCTCTTGTAGTAGAACTCAACACAATCGGCTATtgttttatgatccaaaaaagATGCAATCTTCCTGAAATCTTTCCCAAAGGTGGCAAGCTTGTCAATGAAGATCTCTCTCTCTGCAGGTGTCCACGTGTTGATCATAAACCTTTCTTTTTCAACAGCACGAGGATCTTCCACCAGACCATTACTTGTGATAAACCTTGACATCCGCATCTCCTTCTTGTCCAAAATCAGAGCAGGCATCTTCAAAGCATTTCTACAGGGTTTAAATGAGGATTCAGAAAGCAACCCACTAACAAAATCAACTACATCTTCTGCAGGAACAGCTGCGAAAATAATCAAGGAGAAACATTGGAATGTTAGGAAAAATTTGCCTAAGCATAATCAATTTTGAATCCCAATGTATCTGTAATTAGAGAAAATGAGAACAAAACATCTAAAGAATTAAACCCCAAGCTAGACACCATCTCACGCTCAACTCATCAAGAGAATCACATAAAAGACAAGTTTACATAACACTGTAGAGGAAGGTGAGATTAATCAGCATTCATTCCCATTAAGGAGGaaaaataatacatttcatATCAATTCTCCAAGAATTAAATACCCGGACACTTCGACTTCAgataacatatatataaaaaaataaattaattttgacgATTAATTAAAATCTCACCTAAAAGCAGCATAAAAGGTATAAAGAAACACAACCAAATCCCCCAAAAGTGCTAGATTTTTGGGACAAATCCGCCACACCACTTTTGGGTCAAAGATTCTCAACAAATTTCAGTAAAGGAATAAAAATGAAAACAGAAATCTTTTAACATTCACATAAAGTCATACTCAGACAAACCAAATCACACAACTATGACAAATATCATTCCAAACGTGGGATTGCAAGTGGATAAAAACTCCACCCTGCAACAGCCAACAGATTGACTCCTATAGTGAAGTGAATTTTCCTAAAATAAATTCCTGAATAATTGGGAAGAAGCTTCTAGACAACTTTtgaccaaaattttttttttttcttttgggtGGGGTGGGGGGGCTGTCTCTTCCTCCACCACACAAGAGAAAGAGAACTTAGTtcaaaatttcattaaagaGGAAAACTGAACATAATACAAAAAATCTTTCCAAGTTATAGAACAactgaaaaaaattgaaaattccaGGTACTATATAGCTGCAAGAGTGTGATAAGTGGAGAAAGCAGCCAGCATATGAAAGATTGAAAATTAGATCATAACATGAGGAAAAGCACCGAAGaataaagaaaacaaaaggCAAAAGGTAAAAAATAATTACCAGGATAACAAATTCGAGAGCGACCATAACGATGCTTTTTATGCCCAATCAGATCTAACCTCTTGTGAGACTTTGCTCGAAGTTTCCATACAGAAAGTAGTCGACCTTCAATCCAAAAATGCTGAAATAGCTTATACTTAATTGTAAGAACCTTCTCCTTGAATCTAAGAAATTGCTTccttataaaatatttctttttaacTGCTGAAGGAATGCTTGGTCGGCAAGAGACTTCGGATCCAGCCATACACTGTTCGGAGGGCAGCAACTTATTTAAGACTTCTGAAGCTTCATTTGCATTTACTCTATTTGATGCCAATATTGAATCAtaaatatcgcatatatcatcaTCCATAACTCTATCAAGATCACTGCAACTATTAATGCAAGTAGATCCACAGTACTCCTCCGCACAATCAATGTTTTCCTCTTCACAGAGACCATTACCTACATATTTCTCATTCAAGTTACTAGGATTCTTGACATCCAAATTCACAAAACCCTGAGTAGTCTGAGAAGGGTAGACATCATCCCCAGACGGGGACACCTCAACATACTTGGAGGTAGCACTGCTTGGGCTATCAAAATTCTCAGATTTTAACCTCACATACTCATCTTCAACTGCACCAGGCGTATTTTCAACAATCATGTCTCCAGATGAAACAAGGCGCAAAGGAGTcggcctttgagaaaaatcgGAAGGTGTACCTTGCTCCTTGCAAGGTTTCAAGGGGAATTTTCGTGGCTGCAAGCTGGATGCATCTTGGTGAGGACAGCTAACTCCAGGACAGGGGTATCAATGACTTCAGTTCAGTTTCAAGTAAATCTATCTCTGTTTCGGTGATCTCAAGTGCCTTTAATGCATCAACCTTCCATAACAACAACTTGTTCATCGAGTTAGCTCCAAGATAATTGGAACCCCTGGAACTTAAATCATCTGATTGTAACAAATCACGAATCAAAGAGCTGACACTAGCAAAAGATGTAAGCTCTAACTTTTCTAGGTTAAAAATCGGTCCCTCGTCTGAAGTCTGGGACACAATGCAAGGTGAACAGCTTAAATTAGCTGTGTCATGATCTACATTGACAGCCCTACAGGATTCTTTCTCCTCAATACCTGTAACATTGAAGAAAAAGAGTTAGttagccaaaaagaagatagTCATCACCAATTGAGATAATACCATTGATGATATAACCACAACCAAAAAAAAATCCACACTATTCCGGTATTCCCCTGTCAAAAAATAACATGctcaaaataaaagaaaatactCTGCCTTTCACCCGCAATGCAAGTTCTCTTGACAAGGAGATGAAACACAAATTACTGTTCGAATAGATAACATCAAAAATCAACTCCTctcaagaaaaaaatcaaataacatTGAACGCACATGTTATCACAAATTCAGTAACCACACTTGTGGCCAATAGCATCACATAATGACAAGACAGGCACCACACCCAGTGAGAGTAAATCTCATCAGAATGATTGCAGTCTGCACCATTAACTATAAATATTAGCAATTTAATCATTCTCAAGAGTCCAGCTACAAGAAGTTAATTTTCCTAAACTTAGCCAATCGAAATTGAGACAAAACAGCATGaatcaacaaaagaaaaacatGTATAACAAAACATGAAGCCCAAAGTAATAAGAAACAACAATTTTACGAAGGAATTGGGCTTAGAAGGGCAAAATTGGACAGAAGCCCATTAACGAAGATGTTTACTCTAGAGGGTTTGGGCAAGGCCCTGGAGAAAGAGAAATAAAACGTGAAGGATGGGAGAACAGTTAGACATCGGATTATTTTGTTTTCTTGAGTTGGTGTACTAGCATAGGCTAGGGAAAAGAGAGTGAAATCTCTTTGTACAGAGGATCTCCTCTGGGAAGGAACTATATTTCCAGTTTATGATATCAATTTGCAGCTTCATTTCTTCTTTGTTTTGTTGAATAtggttgatttattgaaagaaatTTATGGTTCTAACAAACAACACCAAGCAATAAAATTAACAATCACAGAGCAAGAAGTAATCGACATGGCCTCCAATCACaagaaattgatttttcatCGCAATTTTCGGAGGGAAATCAAATATGTCCAATTCATGACAAATAACAAATGACCATTGTGTTTTACTTctttgaacatacatgaaccaTTCTTTGTCAATTTCATGCCTCCTATTGATGCATACCCTTTATATTGTTTTTGCAGTAACAACTATAAAACAAAAGGGTGGGCAgggaaaaaaaccaaaaaatagCAAACTAAAGAAGAAACAGTCATGTGCACAGCAATGAAAAACACATTACCTGTAGATGAGCTACAACCAACTGAAGATGGAGTGGCAGGTAAAGCAAAATCAAGAAAACCTGCAACCCTGGGACTCTTATCAAGCAAGTTCATGTCATGACACTGGACTGTTTCTTCTATGTTACTGAGACCAATAACCAGTCCATTTTTTGCTGCACTGTCTTCAGGGCTATCTACTTTTTTCTTCTCATACTTAGCCAGTCCCTCGCCCCAGCCAAGCCGTGGTTTCTTCCTGGAACTAGTCTCTTCCGATGAATCTGGAGCAGCGGTCATTACACAAGCAACAGCCTCTGTGGTAGGAGATTGAACAGGCGCCATTTTCTTTTCATGTACCTCGGCCACTGTCTCAACAGAATCCCCGGCCATACTCTTTGAGCTACTTGAGCAACTGAGACTAGATCCTCTCGAAGATAAGCTCCCAGACCTCGACCATTTCAGAGGTTTCCAATCAATTGAATCCAAGATGTTTCCTTTCTCCAATTTCCATGTGCTTTCCAATCCATTAGAACACAATTCATCAGAATTGCCACCTTTCTTATCCTGCCGTTCTTTCTTTACAGGGCAAGATGGCTCCAAAGGGTTCAGAGAATCGGAAGGCGGAGAGAGATTTTCGCTCTTTGGGCAGTTGGTAACACTATTTCTCTCATGACTAGTTTTGTTGTTCTCCACAAGCCTCTGATCATTAGTCTCAGTGTTAAGTCTACCATGAGTTGATGCAGTAAAAGGTTCCCAAGAGGTTGCTTTCCAGTCTTTCTGCCTGAAGGACATCCTATTTTCTCTACTATTTCTTACATACCTTCCTGCATCACTGCAAGATCTGTAAGGCCGAAAATTCTCTTCTTCTAAGTTCCTGTCGATGAATCTAGACCCAAAAGGCAGAAACGCATGACTACCCTCGTCAGGATACGTGCTCCAACCAGCTTGCCTACCATGAGCTTCAGCAGAAAACATTCAACCCCACAAAAAGGACAAAAAATATCAATACGTGAAAAAGATGAACTTTAGCCATCAGAAAGAATGAATTTTTCCGcataaaatattcctaaataGCAAAGCGTGTTCAAATCCATCCAACACATTAAACACCCAAATCGTTTAAAATGTTTCTAGCCATATCAGATCTATTCCAAATAATCCACCAAAACCCACCCACAGATTCTTGATGCCCCATAAAACAGTCATCTCTTTTAAAAATTACTGACAAATATAACAACGTAAAGCCATTTTTCAATCGAAATATCATCAATCACCAAAAAATCCCCAAACCCACTTCAACTAGCTAAAtaggattttttaaaaaaacctgaCTTCAACTTAATTAAAGAGAATACAAATCTGTTGTTACTACCGTAAAACAAGACACCTGAGAGACATCTctcttaaaaaattaaataaaaaaaaagccCACTTGGTTGCAAAATCGATAACTCACCAGGTGGTAGAGAACGAGTCCGGAAATCAGAGTTCCAacgctgctgctgctgatggTGATGGTTTTGGTGGTATGACGGCGGGTGAGCAGGCGGCGCGTTGTGATGATGTTGGTCTCGCCATCTGGGAGGCCCACCGCCTCCAAACCCGCCTCCAAGACGAGTGTCCGACGCGGATCTCTCGTGCTTACGGAAATCTCTCCGATCCCACTGATAAGGCTCCGGCGGCATCAAATTCTACTCTACTTCTGCAGCTCCACTTAATCTCATCCACGAACTTACACAACAAAAGGAAAATGGCAACTGGAGTCAATTGAAGGATAAAAAAGAAACTAGAAAAATGGCAAGGCAATTATCGTCAATTCCAGGGTCCAAAAGCAGATTTAAAAAAGAGCTCACGAGCACACCCAACAACGTTAATGCACAGATTTCCCCCCCTCAAATTCTGGAGTTCACAGAAGATGAAATCTTTAGGCGATAAGATTATATACTAGGATGGAAAGGGGACAGAGGGGTGTTGAAGAGAAGAGAGGAATTTCTCTttttagtgtgtgtgtgtatgtgtggtttctttaattttttgtgAGAGAGGAAAGAGACGAGGGTGACCGGATGAGGAGAGAAAATGGAGGCCGTACCATTAGGGTTACAATCATGTGTGCTGCTCCAGGCTTGTACGGTTGGCGCATAGTACAGACATTATCCTTGATTCTTGTAATATGATATTACCTTAACCAACAGTTTTATCTAATATattatcaaaaaatattaataatatattgtATGCataaatcgaaaaaaaaaacaatactctgtttgaaaatttaataatcataatGTAAATACTGTTAATATTGGAATTTGAActtaactcaaccccaaaatcTAGCTCAAGGGAGAAAGATTGTCCAAgatcatatatacaactcccagaTATTTTATCCAATCGTACGGGACAACtaacaaatacaaaaaaaaaatttagtttatTATATCTGGTCTTAAATTAAGATAATCAATCTTTTTTTCAcataaaatgacaaatttaCGCAATCAAATTGAAAATTTGACTTAAAAATATGAAACCCCTGGtcgaaagaaaaaaagaagaacgTTTCGGGTTATACAATGGTCACGGTGTGTTTCTAAATTAATTTGGTTTGGTTTGATTTTGAATGTTTACATAGTTATGGTCCCTTTCGATATTAAAAACTTCATGAAatgatataaaaatttaatttttataaaattaaaagcATCCAAATCGAaccttatttaaattttattttcttttaattaataaattcatttcaaatccttgaaatttgaagattacttaaatattttaaatgtcctAATATGAATAAAGGTGAATTAAACAAAGAAACAAGTATGTTACATTAATTTACTGAAAAAACGGAAGTTATGTCTGAAAAGAATTGTGAAGGaatgaattattttttaaaaaaaggaaaaatagtAACGAATTTTAAGACAAAGGTTTGACTTTGAAGATATTTATCTTCTGTTTCGTTGGATTGGGGCCCAACGTACAATGCTCCATAGCGTGGCGCAATGTAGTGTGTTGCAGAGGAGCATAGCCTCGTACGTGTGCGTGCTCGTGTGGGTTTTCGGATCTCAGCGTTATCTATCCATgtggaatttaatttattttgaagtCCACGATTTATTTTTTCCGCCGGTTTTCCTCCTTTTTCAACATTTACTTTTGCTTTCATTATCTTACCAACTTAGTGGCCGGTCCGAGCGGACCTGACGGTTTAGGCTCGACATTTGTAACCAATCAGGATTTTGAACTCGACGGTTCGGTCGGGTTCGGGTTCGGTTCGGGCCGAGTCCGACTCAAGCCTTATGGTTTTTTGAAAAAAAGAttattaattgttatatttagagaataaaaaaatgttgaGAATTATACAGTGCAATCCAATTTTTCTCTCCCTGTTGAGAGTTCTTTTCTCTCCCTGTTGAGAGTTTTATCAACATATTTCTCTAATGGAAACAAGGCTGGAAGAACTATCACCGGACGACGATGAAGGAGAAGAAATATCCTTTGCCCCTGACATCCTCAACACAACAGAGGAATATGCTGAATTCCGATTAGTTGGAACATTTTTAACTGACAGGCAAATCAACAGCAACATCATGAAGCAATGCCTATCTACTATCTGGAGGCCGGGAAAAGGAATAACTATCCGGGAAATTGGGTTCAAAAGATTTATTTTCCAACTCTACCATGCCATCGACTTGAGGCGAATCATGGACGGCGGGCCATGGACCTTTGATAATAATCTCCTACTGCTCCATCATCTGAAACATGAAGAACAACCACTGCAAGTCCCCCTTTACCACATAAATTTTTGGGTTCAAATCCACGATCTACCAATAGGATATATGACAGAGGGTGTAGGGAAGCAACCGGGCTCTTTCATAGGAAAGTTTCTTCAATACGACAACAACAACAATGCAGGACCGTGGAAGGCTTACATGCGTATACGAATTGCTATTGATGTTCGCAATCCCCTCAAGCGTTACAAGAAGATACGAAAATCCGATGGTACATGTTTCTTAGCAAACTTTAAATATGAGAAACTTGGTTCTTACTGCTTCTTATGCGGACGGCTTGGCCACATAGAAAAATTCTGTGAGCTATTATTTTCTATGGAATCGGATGATGGAACCCGTATGTGGGGACCCTGGCTTCGAGCCACAGACAGGAGAAACACAAACTTAGGAGAAAACAAGTGGCTACGAGAAGAAGGGCCACAACGAACTCCGGTGATGCCTGGCGGAAAAGCAAGCGGAAGCCAGAAAGGAGAAGCGAGAAATCAGGATTGGCAAAATGGAAATAGCGGATTTTTAGGGAGGGGAAAGAAAGTTACTAATACTCCAATCAATGTACAAATCTCGGATTCTCGCAGCTTGATCATAGGAGAAAACTTATATGGGGATACAATCACAGCAAATTATGCAATGGAAAAAGAGGAAACCGAGACAGAATTGATGAGCAATAGGAAACGTACACGAGGAAGCCACCTTATCGAGCCACAAGCCAAGACCATAAATACAAACGAAGATACAGAAGCCCAACACCTGATGCAAACCAACCCAAGACAGCATTTTTTAACGGCAGGGCCTGGTCCCCAGGCCTGCCGAGAACCATGATAATACTAAGTTGGAACTGCCGAGGTCTCGGCCAGCCTCGAGCAGTTCCTGTTCTATGTGAGTTGATCCGAACTCACAAGGCTGACATTGTGTTTCTCTCTGAAACACTGGTTTATGCTGCCCGCATTGAAGAAATAAGGGCAAAACTAGGATTTGTTGGGGCACTCTCTGTTGATCGAGTTGGTCGCAGTGGAGGGCTAGCAATGTTATGGCGCCATAAAGACCTTTGTATTGTCAAAGATTTTTCAAGAAACCACATAAACGCTGAGGTTAAAGAAGACGACAAACCCATCTGGAGAATCACATGCTTCTACGGCCTACCTGAAAGACACCGAAGGAAAGACTCATGGAACCTCCTACAAAGACTGTCTGGCCAATCTAATCTCCCTTGGTGTTGCATTGGAGACTTTAATGACATTCTAAGCCCCGAAGACAAAAAAGGAAGGGTGGATCACCCCCAATGGCTCATAAACGGGTTCCGAGAAGTTACTTCGGCTTGCGGATTGATTGATATACCACTGATAGGCTACCTTTCACTTGGTCCAAAAGTCGAGGAACCCCGAATGCAATCGAAGAGAGAATTGACCGGGCGCTAGTCGTACCAAGCTGGTCTTCTATCTTTCCACATGCTAAGCTGTTTAATCACAACGCTCCTCTCTCAGATCACAACCCAATCCTTCTCATAACTGAAACTCCAACTCAACATGCAAAACGCCGGGGTTTCCGATTCGAGAACACATGGCTAAATGAACCAGACTTCGCTGAAGTAGTAAAAGAAAGCTGGGAGAACTCTCACGTAAACCGCCTCTCAGACAGACTAGAAAAGACTGCAGCAACTCTACAGCAATGGGGAAAACGTGTCTCCCATAAATACCGATATGAGATTGATAAATGCAAGAGGAGAATCGAAGAGCTTCGATCCAGAGATGATAGAGAATCAGTACGCCACCTTAAGGAACTGAACTCAGAACTCATAAGCCTATTAACTCAAGAAGAGAACTTCTGGAAGCAACGTGCCAAAACTTACTGGTTAAAAGAGGGAGATCTGAACTCAAGATTTTTCCACAAGACAGCCACAATCCAAAGAAAGTCCAACAGAATCAAAAAACTCACCGATGAGGCTGGTAATTCTTTTGAACACATTGAAGACTTATGTAGGATTGCTAAGCAGTATTATATCGATGTGTATTCCCCGATCACGGTAAATTGTGAGCTGGTCACCTCGAAAATCGCTCCACTGGTTTCGGAATCAGACAATAGAGACCTACTTACCCCGCTTCGCATTGAAGAAGTAAAAGAGGCCTTATTCCAGATGCATGGGGATAAGTCGCCTGGACCCGATGGATACAACCCCGCATTTTTCCAAAAATTCTGGAGCTTGGTTGAACAAGATGTATTCAATGAGTTTTCAAACTGGTGGATGAACTGCTGCTTTCCTGAACATTTTAATGATACCCATATAGCACTCATTCCCAATGGTGAGAATCAAAGCAGCATGAAAGATTATCGGCCCATCTCCCTCTGTAATATCCTCTACAAAATATTTGCTAAAGTTCTGGCAAACAGAATGAAACCTCTCCTCAACAAAATAATCTCAGAATTCCAATCAGCTTTTATCAAGGGGAGATCGATCACTGACAATATAGTGGTAGCATTTAAGATTATTCACTACCTCAAAAGAAAAACCAGAGGAAAAGAAGGGATTGTGGCACTAAAACTAGATGTAAGCAAAGCATTTGATCGCTTGAGCTgggattttctggaaaaaaacaTTGACAAGACTCGGCTTTGATAGAAAATGGGTGAATCTTATCATGCTCTGCATCTCATCAGTCTCTTATTCGGTGCTTATAAATGACAGAGTGGTTGGACCAATTCAACCTCATCGAGGATTACGCCAAGGATGCCCGTTATCACCCTATCTCTTTATTCTATGTGCACATGTCTTATCCTCGCTGATCATTGACGCGGAAAGACGGGGAGCCATCCATGGATGTTGTGTTAGTAGAGGCGGACCAACCATTTCTCATCTACTATTTGCCGATGATAGTCTCCTCTTTTGTAAAGCGAAGGAGGAAGAATGTGGAATCTTGAAGCAACTACTGCAGGATTATGAGGAGGCCTCAGGACAGTCTATCAATTTTGCAAAGTCTGGTATCATGTTTAGCAGCAATCTGGCCCGAGAAGAACAACAAACCTTATCAGACATCTTTGGGATTACAAAAGACATGCGAGCTGGAAAATATCTCGGATTGCCTTCACTCATAGgaaaaaataaaagagaaaTATTCAGCTACATAAAAGACAGACTTTGGAAACGGATTCACAGCTGGAGAGGCAAATGTTTATCTAAAGCAGGAAGAGAAGTCCTGATTAAAGCGGTTGCCCAAGCCCTCCCTTCTTACTGTATGAATGTATTCCTATTACCAAAATCCACCATTGATGAACTCCAGCGAATCATGAACTCGTTTTGGTGGGGTTCTCGGCCAGATGGAAATTGAGGTATTAAATGGCTAAGCTGGGAGCGTCTCTGTACTAGAAAGATCCATGGGGGAATGAGCTTTAGAAACTTGGAATCATTTAACTTAGCAATGCTGGGTAAACAAGCATGGAACCTAATCTCTAAACCTATGTCTCTCATGGCTAGGGTCCTAAAAGCGAAATACTTTCCCAACTCGAGCTTTTTGGAGGCTTCGCTTGGCCACAATCCTAGTTATATCTGGCGAAGCCTGTGGAACTCTAAGTTTATCATGCATAAAGGGATCCGCTGGAGAGTGGGAGATGGGCATAATATTCGTGTATGGAAGGACCCCTGGCTACGTGATCCACATAACTTCTATATTGAATCTCCTCCAGCAATGGCCACAGAAACTATGACAGTAAAAGAACTCATCAATCCCTCCACTCAACAATGGGATATAGAACTGTTACAAGGTCTATTATGCAATCGAGATGTTAGAGAAATACTGAACATTCCTATGCACTTGAACACTGAAGGAGACAAATGCATATGGCATCATGGGAATAATGGTAAATACTCTGTACGCTCAGGATACAAAATTGCCCAAGAGATCCTAGTGGGGGGAGTGAAGAAAATAAGATCCAAGGAGAGTGGCAGAAGCTGTGGAACCTAAAAATCCCACCCAAGGTAAAGACGTTTCTATGGCGTACAGCTAGGGATGTTTTACCGAACAGAGGAAATCTCCAAAAGAAACACATAACAGTACCAATTTCGTGTGCTACTTGTGGAAGTGAGTGGGAAAATTCCTGGCACCTCTTCATTTTCTGTCCACTTGCAAAACACTGCTGGGAGATTATCGGTATGTGGCATCTTGTGCTATCCTTATCAAATGAGGCAGAAGGCTTTGTACAATGGCTATTCCAAATCCTTAGTAAGGCTCCGGAAACTGCAATGGACAAAATTGCAATGGTGTTATGGGGTATATGGAGAGCTCGCAACGAGAAACTATGGAACAGGATATCGAATACAGCTCATCAAGTTGTTGATTCAGCGATGCAGTTGCTATCTGATTGGAAGGGGGTGCGTGGCATTGAGGGATCAAATGAAGCTAATAGGCAACAGTCCAACCAGTCTTATACTTGGAAAAAACCACAAGCACCAACTTTCAAATGTAATGTAGATGCAACATTACAGAATGAAAGT from Primulina tabacum isolate GXHZ01 chromosome 14, ASM2559414v2, whole genome shotgun sequence includes:
- the LOC142523975 gene encoding uncharacterized protein LOC142523975; this encodes MWHLVLSLSNEAEGFVQWLFQILSKAPETAMDKIAMVLWGIWRARNEKLWNRISNTAHQVVDSAMQLLSDWKGVRGIEGSNEANRQQSNQSYTWKKPQAPTFKCNVDATLQNESRNTGMGIVLRDSMGSFISAGTNAIPGLAIIRGEIEKRR